Proteins from a genomic interval of Drosophila melanogaster chromosome 2R:
- the NaCP60E gene encoding Na channel protein 60E, isoform L: MSDDQATFNDEKAVAKHQVVAYTQRSQVKHENRHIQLVREYGFHPRTKASVEDGDVLPRKFEPFPEHMYGKPLEEIDTFIYEETFCVVSKRFRKNYIHRFTGTKSLFLFYPWSPARRVCVYIATNQFFDYCVMATILFNCIFLAMTETVEEAEYIFLAIYSIEMVIKIIAKGFLLNKYTYLRNPWNWLDFVVITSGYATIGMEVGNLAGLRTFRVLRALKTVSIMPGLKTIINALLHSFRQLAEVMTLTIFCLMVFALFALQVYMGELRNKCVRQVPTDWTNVSHTDWQIWVNDTDNWLYDEDELPVLCGNLTGARHCPFEYVCLCVGENPNHGYTNFDNFMWSMLTTFQLITLDYWENVYNMVLATCGPMSVSFFTVVVFFGSFYLINLMLAVVALSYEEEAEITNEERKKDLLDHRDDSTFSFDPSVLNVKKLNKNNKKKIDSRKGVLLASYSKKKTRRKKTKGGKEGGTNGNGNGSNGDDNKSHSATPSPGPSPRHSATERPSALTMQAQKQYQQMEQQHKLAKSGSGGSNNPMAPTPKGRISFQDSGMGVKNPNMLYPSDYKGQLIANSGQPSSNSSGVNRESSQDDSGVVDDHEEQDTTNDMGHVSTVELALSPREVRLIKCNGNIARIKNHNVYALHQEFSSEVVVIDDLPDRNCDRCVHWCTDYESWLQFQNCLYKVVRDPLFELAITLCIVLNTAFLAMEHHGMSESFRNALDVGNKVFTSIFTFECIVKLMALSKDFFLCGWNIFDLLIVTASLLDIIFELVDGLSVLRGLRLLRVLKLAQSWTTMKVLLSIIISTIGALGNLTLILVIVIYIFAVIGMQLFSKDYTPEKFDPDPVPRWNFNDFFHSFMMIFRILCGEWIEPLWDCMRAEEEQGASTCFAIFLPTLVMGNFMVLNLFLALLLNSFNSEELKSKKEEVGEESKLARSIERVRDLIRKKRQERKDRKERKFAEKFQQIVLDAQQAHAQTLSHQAAVGLERGDKPGVLAETKFHRLSYQESMNRPVSGSDFGFQIPLHDGLHTIVDGLEYDDTGDLPEQIQLQAHPLPPTSDSMPPTYESAMMATTGGSFSSVNGNGTCQNLTPFVQAERRLQHQISSGVSTQQYDSREEATYTESIELLGQYNSTDTDPYANDQRSGCGSFNRGDSLQDNSSRRYGSEEHDEAFLKYQKSLLTRSPSYRKSLDRLSQSSGQSQRSLLKSEEAEMRRHSSGQSLNSMSIEQDELLSQQGNLREELLNCDQKELFQFLQEEEELQKGTKLRRISNVMRSRRPSSQMGQPENETMVEHSEFDNIIQSFEKELEEIKRSTTSLERKLSNLSEPSPAADEATKAIMEHIAIITGASERSAADEVVLPLNPYDSYDLSSVPRRSQSVSAAAQRQSVKLKRRSLEKQRKIDEDFSISNEIRKICDQIHAPFVAMEAMAVAATSASQAQPNQSPFLRRKVDPFTVQFDRFKRLSLIERVEEVPEEEKPISTLRIESEKMPRKFLHGPDQLRLDSLSLKSTNSYENLLIQKQKLGMATPPAVPATPPTSLKSSIEPPTLAQISSLKTTPPLAALTEHQQHFHATSIQAAPTPAHTHAHSQAHAHSMAGQRRRMEHPQSTLDKAASFQSARTESHSSGAADASSALALAMAQKTEQSQSTAPDATQKPSAFTRLTEKPWHCLVSYVDDLTVGGRRNSQGAYNDPMTFPSYGATKAAKVPDDCFPQKCYDHFYFRCPWFMSCMDTQSAKHWTRVRTAVLTVVDTPAFEWFVLVLIFASSITLCFEDINLDKNKTLKRVLYWINFSFCLIFVVEMILKWLALGFSKYFTSFWTILDFIIVFVSVFSLLIEENENLKVLRSLRTLRALRPLRAISRWQGMRIVVNALMYAIPSIFNVLLVCLVFWLIFSIMGVQFFGGKFFKCVNEMGELLPITEVNDKWDCIEQNYTWINSKITFDHVGMGYLALLQVATFEGWMEVMADAVDARGVDLQPQREANLYAYIYFVIFIVCGSFFTLNLFIGVIIDNFNMLKKKYEGGVLEMFLTESQKHYYTAMKKLGRKKPQKVIKRPINHFLAMFYDLSNSRRFEIAIFVLIFLNMLTMGIEHYDQPHAVFFILEVSNAFFTTVFGLEAIVKIVGLRYHYFTVPWNVFDFLLVLASIFGILMEDIMIDLPISPTLLRVVRVFRIGRILRLIKAAKGIRKLLFALVVSLPALFNIGALLGLITFIYAILGMSLFGNVKLQGALDDMVNFQTFGRSMQLLFRLMTSAGWNDVLESLMIQPPDCDPFIHGHTNGNCGHPLLAITYFTSFIIISYMIVINMYIAIILENFNQAHQEEEIGIVEDDLEMFYIRWSKYDPHATQFIHFSQLSDFIASLDPPLGISKPNNVALVSFNLPISKGNKIHCLDILHALVKHVLGHVEETDNFKQLQEQMDVKFKKQFPTRKELEIVSSTRIWKRQEKAAKTIQTGWKEYLRRKREKERSNSGDSATQTSSPGGWQSKLSALNFFHLQVSRRGTACSSRASSRKSSRASDASDLSELAGPWLNLPLMLVSGADEVVKDIKQQNDELGKRRNEQHDQHHLKLRLHLRHGLLHRHRPSHWVWPSSHLRLRQRPTPGGGGWVGSIT, encoded by the exons ACCTTCTGTGTAGTATCTAAGCGGTTCCGGAAGAACTACATCCATCGCTTCACGGGCACCAAGAGCCTCTTCCTCTTCTACCCATGGAGCCCAGCAAGGCGCGTTTGCGTCTACATCGCCACCAACCAGTTCTTCGACTACTGCGTCATGGCCACCATTCTGTTCAACTGCATCTTCCTGGCTATGACGGAGACCGTGGAAGAGGCGGAGTACATCTTTCTGGCCATTTACTCTATCGAAATGGTCATAAAGATTATTGCCAAGGGCTTTCTGCTCAACAAGTACACGTATCTGCGAAACCCGTGGAATTGGCTGGACTTCGTGGTCATTACTAGTGGCTACGCCACCATCGGCATGGAGGTGGGCAACCTGGCGGGGCTGCGCACTTTTCGCGTGCTGCGCGCCCTCAAGACGGTGTCCATCATGCCCGGATTGAAGACGATCATCAACGCGTTGCTGCACTCCTTCCGCCAGCTGGCGGAGGTCATGACGCTGACCATCTTCTGTCTGATGGTCTTCGCGCTCTTTGCCCTCCAGGTCTACATGGGCGAGCTGCGCAATAAGTGCGTGCGCCAGGTTCCCACCGACTGGACGAACGTCTCTCACACGGACTGGCAGAT cTGGGTCAACGACACCGACAACTGGCTATATGACGAGGATGAACTGCCCGTGCTGTGTGGTAACTTAACTGGAGCCCGCCACTGTCCTTTCGAGTACGTGTGCCTCTGCGTAGGCGAGAATCCCAATCACGGCTACACCAACTTTGACAACTTTATGTGGTCCATGCTGACGACATTCCAGCTAATCACGCTCGACTACTGGGAGAATGTATATAACATG GTGCTGGCAACATGTGGTCCTATGAGCGTCTCCTTCTTTACGGTGGTGGTTTTCTTTGGATCGTTTTATCTAATCAATCTGATGTTGGCTGTAGTGGCGTTAAGCTACGAGGAGGAAGCGGAGATAACGAACGAG GAACGTAAGAAGGATCTCTTGGACCACCGGGATGACTCTACTTTTAGCTTTGATCCCTCGGTGCTCAACgtaaaaaaactaaataagaacaacaaaaaaaagatcGACTCACGGAAAGGAGTCCTCTTGGCATCGTACAGCAAGAAAAAAACTAGgcgaaaaaaaaccaaagggGGGAAGGAAGGTGGCACCAACGGCAATGGGAACGGCAGCAACGGGGACGACAACAAATCCCATTCGGCCACCCCCAGTCCAGGACCAAGTCCCCGCCATAGCGCAACTGAACGCCCCTCGGCACTTACTATGCAAGCTCAAAAACAGTACCAGCAGATGGAGCAGCAGCATAAGCTGGCCAAATCAGGTAGTGGCGGTAGCAACAATCCAATGGCCCCCACGCCCAAGGGCCGCATCAGCTTCCAGGACTCCGGTATGGGCGTAAAGAACCCTAATATGCTTTACCCCTCGGATTACAAAGGCCAGCTCATCGCCAACAGCGGTCAGCCGAGCTCCAACTCCAGCGGCGTGAACCGCGAGTCCTCGCAGGACGACTCTGGGGTAGTGGACGATCACGAGGAACAAGATACGACGAACGATATGGGGCACGTGTCCACCGTTGAGCTTGCTCTCTCCCCACGCGAAGTACGCCTTATTAAATGTAATGGAAACATTGCCCGCATCAAGAACCACAATGTGTACGCCCTGCACCAGGAATTCTCTTCGGAGGTGGTGGTGATCG ATGACCTACCCGACCGAAACTGTGATCGTTGCGTTCATTGGTGCACCGACTATGAAAGCTGGCTACAGTTTCAAAACTGTCTATACAAAGTAGTGAGGGATCCCCTTTTCGAGCTGGCCATCACACTTTGCATCGTGTTAAACACAGCCTTTTTGGCCATGGAACACCACGGGATGAGTGAAAGCTTCCGCAACGCCCTGGATGTGGGAAACAAA GTCTTTACGTCAATTTTCACGTTTGAGTGCATTGTCAAGTTAATGGCTCTTTCTaaagatttttttctttgcggATGGAACATTTTCGACCTTCTTATCGTTACTGCGAGCTTGCTGGATATAATATTTGAGTTGGTTGATGGCTTGAGTGTCTTGCGTGGCTTGCGATTG CTAAGGGTATTAAAATTGGCTCAATCGTGGACTACAATGAAAGTGCTGCTTAGCATTATAATCTCGACGATCGGCGCTCTTGGCAACCTCACGCTCATTTTGGTCATAGTTATCTACATATTCGCTGTCATCGGCATGCAATTGTTCTCCAAAGACTATACGCCCGAGAAATTTGATCCAGATCCAGTGCCAAG ATGGAATTTCAATGACTTCTTTCACTCATTTATGATGATCTTTCGCATTCTGTGCGGTGAATGGATCGAGCCTCTTTGGGATTGCATGCGAGCCGAAGAAGAG CAAGGAGCCTCCACCTGCTTTGCCATATTTCTGCCGACCCTAGTGATGGGAAACTTTATGGTGCTTAACTTGTTCTTGGCCTTGTTGCTCAACAGTTTTAACTCCGAGGAGCTCAAGTCGAAAAAAGAG GAAGTGGGCGAGGAGTCCAAGTTGGCAAGGAGTATTGAACGAGTGCGCGACCTGATTCGTAAGAAGAGACAAGAGCGCAAGGATCGCAAGGAGAGAAAGTTTGCGGAAAAGTTCCAGCAGATCGTACTTGACGCCCAGCAGGCGCATGCTCAGACTCTCTCCCATCAGGCTGCAGTTGGTCTGGAGAGAGGTGACAAGCCCGGTGTGCTGGCCGAAACCAAGTTTCATAGATTAAGCTATCAG GAATCTATGAATCGCCCAGTTTCTGGATCCGATTTTGGCTTTCAGATCCCCCTGCACGACGGGCTGCATACGATAGTCGATGGCCTTGAGTATGATGATACGGGAGACTTGCCAGAGCAGATCCAGCTACAGGCGCATCCACTGCCACCCACTTCGGACTCGATGCCACCTACCTATGAAAGTGCTATGATGGCCACCACTGGAGGCTCATTTTCCTCTGTCAATGGAAACGGTACCTGTCAAAACCTAACTCCGTTCGTCCAAGCAGAGCGCCGGCTGCAGCACCAAATCTCTTCGGGAGTGAGTACCCAACAGTACGATTCACGCGAGGAGGCTACCTACACAGAATCAATCGAGCTGCTGGGCCAATACAACTCAACCGATACAGACCCGTACGCTAACGATCAACGGAGCGGCTGCGGTTCCTTCAACCGAGGGGACTCACTGCAGGACAACTCATCACGGCGCTATGGAAGCGAAGAGCACGACGAGGCCTTTCTTAAGTACCAGAAGTCCCTGCTGACGCGATCGCCAAGCTACCGAAAGTCACTGGATCGCTTGTCCCAATCTAGTGGGCAGTCTCAGCGATCATTGCTCAAGTCAGAAGAGGCTGAGATGCGGCGACATTCAAGCGGCCAGTCCCTGAACTCCATGTCTATTGAACAGGATGAACTGCTGTCTCAGCAGGGCAATTTGCGAGAGGAACTGCTCAACTGCGACCAAAAGGAACTATTTCAGTTCTTGCAGGAGGAAGAGGAACTGCAAAAGGGGACCAAACTGCGACGTATCTCAAATGTCATGAGATCCCGCCGACCCTCTAGTCAGATGGGACAGCCTGAGAACGAAACTATGGTGGAGCACTCAGAGTTTGACAACATTATTCAGAGTTTTGAGAAAGAACTAGAAGAGATCAAACGATCCACCACATCGTTAGAGCGCAAACTTTCCAACCTTTCAGAGCCCTCTCCGGCGGCCGATGAAGCCACTAAAGCCATTATGGAGCATATTGCTATCATTACAGGAGCCTCCGAGCGCTCGGCCGCCGATGAGGTAGTGCTCCCCTTAAACCCGTACGACAGTTATGACCTGTCAAGCGTACCACGACGTTCTCAATCCGTCAGCGCAGCCGCTCAGCGTCAGTCCGTAAAACTGAAGCGTCGCAGCTTAGAAAAACAACGCAAGATCGATGAGGACTTTAGCATCTCAAATGAGATACGCAAAATCTGTGATCAAATCCACGCCCCCTTCGTGGCCATGGAAGCCATGGCAGTCGCAGCCACCAGCGCCAGCCAGGCGCAACCTAATCAATCACCCTTTCTCAGGCGGAAGGTCGATCCGTTCACTGTGCAGTTTGATCGCTTCAAGCGTCTTTCCCTTATTGAGCGCGTGGAGGAAGTACCCGAGGAGGAGAAGCCTATCTCGACGCTACGCATTGAGTCGGAGAAGATGCCGCGCAAGTTTCTGCATGGTCCCGACCAGCTGCGTCTGGACAGCCTCTCTCTAAAGAGCACGAACTCGTACGAAAACCTCCTGATCCAGAAGCAAAAGCTGGGCATGGCCACGCCACCCGCCGTTCCTGCTACTCCGCCTACCTCCTTAAAATCGAGCATCGAGCCACCGACACTGGCGCAAATTTCATCGCTAAAAACCACCCCGCCGCTGGCTGCTCTTACCGAGCACCAGCAGCACTTTCATGCCACAAGCATTCAAGCAGCACCCACTCCCGCCCACACTCATGCCCACTCTCAGGCGCATGCTCACTCAATGGCTGGGCAGCGGCGACGCATGGAGCATCCACAATCGACGCTAGACAAAGCCGCATCCTTCCAGTCAGCGCGCACCGAGTCGCACAGCTCGGGAGCGGCAGACGCAAGCTCAGCCCTGGCTCTGGCCATGGCCCAAAAGACTGAGCAGTCGCAGTCGACGGCGCCAGATGCCACCCAGAAGCCGTCTGCATTTACGCGACTGACCGAAAAACCATGGCATTGTTTGGTTTCCTACGTAGACGATCTCACTGTCGGTGGGAGACGTAACTCGCAGGGAGCTTACAATGATCCCATGACTTTTCCGAGCTACGGGGCCACAAAGGCCGCCAAGGTGCCTGACGACTGTTTTCCTCAGAAGTGCTACGACCA TTTCTACTTTCGCTGCCCCTGGTTCATGAGCTGCATGGACACGCAGAGCGCCAAGCACTGGACTCGCGTGAGGACGGCTGTCTTAACGGTTGTCGATACTCCGGCCTTTGAGTGGTTTGTGTTGGTGCTGATCTTTGCGTCAAGTATCACGCTCTGCTTCGAGGACATTAACCTGGACAAGAACAAGACGCTAAAAAGAGTTCTATACTGGATTAACTTCTCCTTCTGTCTGATATTCGTCGTTGAAATGATCCTCAAGTGGCTGGCCCTCGGATTTTCCAAGTACTTTACCAGCTTCTGGACCATACTTGATTTCATCATAGTGTTT GTATCAGTATTCTCGCTGCTTATTGAAGAGAATGAAAACCTTAAGGTCCTAAGATCGCTGCGCACATTACGAGCTTTGCGCCCGCTGAGAGCCATCTCTCG GTGGCAAGGAATGCGGATTGTAGTAAACGCTCTCATGTATGCAATACCATCAATTTTCAATGTTCTTTtggtttgtttggttttttggttGATCTTCTCAATAATGGGTGTTCAGTTCTTTGGTGGTAAATTTTTTAAGTGCGTTAATGAGATGGGCGAGCTACTGCCGATTACT GAGGTTAACGACAAGTGGGACTGCATCGAACAGAACTACACGTGGATTAACTCTAAGATCACTTTCGACCACGTGGGGATGGGCTATTTGGCCCTTCTGCAAGTGGCGACCTTCGAGGGCTGGATGGAGGTAATGGCCGACGCAGTTGATGCTCGTGGAGTGGACCTGCAACCGCAGCGGGAAGCCAACCTATATgcgtatatttattttgttatatttattgtGTGCGGATCGTTCTTCACACTGAATCTATTCATTGGAGTTATTATTGATAACTTTAACATGCTTAAGAAGAAG TATGAAGGAGGAGTGTTGGAAATGTTTCTCACCGAATCTCAAAAACACTATTACACGGCTATGAAAAAATTGGGACGAAAGAAACCACAGAAAGTTATTAAGCGACctataaatcattttttagctatgttttatgatttatcCAATTCGAGAAG GTTCGAGATCGCGATCTTTGTACTgatttttctaaatatgcttaCAATGGGCATCGAGCACTACGATCAGCCTCATGCAGTCTTCTTCATTCTGGAAGTGAGCAACGCCTTTTTCACCACAGTATTTGGTCTAG AAGCCATTGTGAAAATTGTCGGTCTGCGCTACCACTACTTCACAGTGCCATGGAACGTGTTCGACTTCCTTCTGGTGCTGGCCTCTATCTTCGGGATTCTGATGGAAGACATCATGATAGACCTGCCCATTAGTCCGACGTTACTTCGGGTGGTCCGCGTCTTCCGCATTGGGCGTATATTGCGGTTGATCAAGGCCGCCAAGGGGATCAGAAAGTTGCTATTCGCTCTCGTAGTGTCCCTGCCCGCCCTATTTAACATCGGAGCTCTGCTAGGACTGATCACCTTTATCTACGCAATTCTGGGCATGTCGCTGTTCGGAAATGTCAAGCTCCAAGGTGCTCTCGATGACATGGTGAACTTCCAGACCTTCGGGCGCAGCATGCAGTTACTGTTCCGGTTGATGACCTCAGCCGGGTGGAATGACGTACTTGAGTCCCTGATGATACAGCCGCCCGACTGCGACCCATTTATCCATGGGCACACGAACGGAAACTGCGGTCACCCGCTTCTAGCCATTACCTACTTTACGAGCTTTATCATCATCAGCTATATGATTGTGATCAACATGTACATTGCCATTATCCTGGAAAACTTCAATCAGGCGCACCAGGAAGAGGAGATCGGCATCGTCGAGGACGATCtggaaatgttttatattCGCTGGTCAAA ATACGATCCACATGCCACCCAATTTATACACTTCTCGCAACTGTCCGATTTTATTGCCTCTCTCGATCCACCATTGGGCATCTCGAAGCCCAATAATGTCGCTTTAGTGTCATTTAATCTACCCATTTCTAAGGGTAATAAAATACACTGTCTCGACATTTTGCACGCGCTCGTTAAGCACGTGCTAGGTCATGTCGAGGAGACCGATAACTTCAAACAGTTGCAGGAACAAATGGATGTCAAGTTCAAGAAACAGTTTCCAACGCGCAAAGAATTGGAAATTGTTTCGTCGACGCGGATCTGGAAGCGCCAGGAAAAGGCGGCCAAGACCATTCAAACGGGCTGGAAGGAATATTTGCG GCGCAAGCGGGAAAAGGAACGCTCCAATTCTGGGGACAGCGCCACTCAAACCTCCAGCCCTGGTGGATGGCAATCAAAACTTTCTGCCCTAAATTTCTTCCACCTTCAG GTGAGTCGTCGAGGCACTGCCTGCTCCAGTCGAGCCTCGTCTCGAAAATCGTCGCGTGCCTCGGATGCATCCGATCTTAGCGAACTAGCTGGGCCTTGGTTGAACCTGCCTCTGATGCTCGTCTCAGGTGCCGACGAAGTAGTCAAGGATATAAAACAGCAAAACGACGAGCTGGGCAAACG CCGCAATGAACAACACGACCAACACCACCTCAAACTCCGCCTCCACCTCCGGCACGGCCTcctccaccgccaccgcccCAGCCACTGGGTGTGGCCCAGCAGCCACCTCCGCCTCCGACAGCGACCGACACCAGGCGGTGGGGGGTGGGTCGGCTCCATCACGTAA